One part of the Candidatus Kouleothrix ribensis genome encodes these proteins:
- a CDS encoding glycosyltransferase family 4 protein, translated as MPKRILICATQVPFVRGGAELLVEGLRDALREHGHAVEVVALPFAWQPHALIAPSALAWRLLDLRHVNGEPVDQVICTKFPSYAVRHPHKVVWLVHQHRQAYDWYGTPFSDFANTPDDRAIREQLLRMDRAMLGEAERRFTISRNVGERLRRFNRLDSAPLYPPSRYAGQLRAGPYGEYLLSDARLDAAKRLDLLLRALARTKTSLRCVFISTGPERAALERLAHALGLGERVQFRGYVGDAELLDLYAGARAVYYAPIDEDYGFTTVQALAAARPVVTTTDAGGVLEFVADGVNGYVVAPDPDVIAARLDQLAADAALAARLGQAGPACAAAISWDQVVAKLVL; from the coding sequence ATGCCCAAACGTATCCTAATCTGCGCCACCCAGGTGCCGTTCGTGCGCGGCGGCGCCGAGCTGCTGGTCGAGGGCCTGCGCGATGCCCTGCGCGAGCATGGCCACGCGGTCGAGGTGGTGGCGCTGCCGTTCGCCTGGCAGCCGCACGCGCTGATCGCTCCGTCGGCGCTGGCCTGGCGCTTGCTCGACCTGCGCCACGTCAACGGCGAGCCGGTCGACCAGGTGATCTGCACCAAGTTTCCGTCGTACGCGGTGCGCCACCCGCACAAGGTGGTCTGGCTGGTTCACCAGCACCGCCAGGCCTACGATTGGTACGGCACGCCCTTCAGCGATTTCGCGAATACGCCCGACGACCGGGCCATCCGCGAGCAGTTGCTGCGCATGGATCGGGCCATGCTCGGTGAGGCCGAGCGGCGCTTTACGATCTCGCGCAACGTTGGCGAGCGCTTGCGGCGCTTCAATCGCCTCGATAGCGCGCCGCTCTACCCGCCCAGCCGCTACGCCGGGCAGCTGCGCGCCGGCCCCTACGGCGAGTACCTGCTCTCCGACGCGCGGCTCGACGCCGCCAAACGGCTCGATCTGCTGCTGCGCGCGCTGGCCCGCACCAAAACATCGCTACGCTGCGTTTTTATTAGTACCGGCCCCGAGCGCGCGGCGCTCGAGCGGCTGGCGCACGCGCTTGGCCTGGGCGAGCGTGTGCAGTTTCGCGGCTATGTTGGCGATGCCGAGCTGCTCGATCTGTATGCCGGCGCGCGCGCGGTGTACTACGCGCCGATCGATGAAGATTATGGCTTCACCACGGTGCAGGCGCTCGCAGCAGCCCGCCCGGTCGTCACTACCACCGACGCGGGCGGCGTGCTCGAGTTCGTGGCCGACGGCGTGAACGGCTATGTCGTGGCGCCCGACCCCGATGTGATCGCCGCCCGGCTCGACCAGCTGGCCGCCGATGCGGCCCTGGCAGCCCGGCTTGGCCAGGCCGGCCCGGCCTGCGCGGCCGCGATTAGCTGGGATCAGGTGGTGGCGAAGCTGGTGCTATAA
- a CDS encoding MoxR family ATPase: MLVQDTANRIRTEATKVLVGQEEPFTHLLIAMLSGGHVLLEGVPGTAKTLMAKTLAALTQTEFKRVQFTPDLMPSDVIGTQVFEIGSGEFRLRRGPVFTNVLLGDEINRAPAKTQSALLEAMEERQVTIEGQRMPLAEPFFVVATQNPVEYEGTYPLPEAQLDRFLFKVLVDYAPQEVEIEVLRRYHHGFDARQLEAAQLQPVITPELLAQCQAEIRAVQVDDGIMKYITDIAQASRKSLDLLLGGSPRASISLLLAAKAWAAVQGRSFVVPDDVKLLVRPVYRHRIILKPESEIEGLNADTAMTRILAKVEVPR; this comes from the coding sequence ATGCTCGTTCAAGATACCGCAAATCGCATCCGTACCGAGGCGACCAAGGTGCTGGTTGGCCAGGAGGAGCCGTTCACGCACCTGCTGATTGCCATGCTCAGCGGTGGGCACGTGCTGCTTGAGGGTGTGCCAGGCACCGCCAAGACGCTGATGGCCAAGACTCTGGCGGCACTGACGCAGACTGAGTTCAAGCGCGTGCAGTTTACGCCCGACCTGATGCCATCCGACGTGATCGGCACACAAGTGTTCGAGATCGGCAGCGGCGAGTTTCGGCTGCGCCGCGGGCCGGTGTTCACCAATGTGCTGCTGGGCGACGAGATCAACCGCGCGCCGGCCAAAACCCAGAGCGCGCTGCTCGAGGCGATGGAAGAGCGCCAGGTGACGATCGAGGGCCAGCGCATGCCGCTGGCCGAGCCGTTCTTCGTAGTGGCTACCCAGAACCCGGTCGAGTACGAAGGCACCTACCCGCTCCCCGAGGCGCAGCTCGATCGCTTTCTGTTCAAGGTGCTGGTCGACTACGCGCCGCAAGAGGTTGAGATCGAAGTGTTGCGCCGCTACCACCACGGCTTCGACGCACGCCAGCTCGAGGCGGCCCAGCTCCAGCCGGTGATCACGCCCGAGCTGCTGGCGCAGTGCCAGGCCGAAATCCGCGCGGTGCAGGTCGACGACGGGATCATGAAGTATATCACCGACATCGCGCAGGCCAGCCGCAAGAGCCTCGACCTGCTGCTGGGCGGGTCACCGCGCGCCTCGATCAGCCTGCTGCTGGCGGCCAAGGCCTGGGCGGCGGTGCAGGGCCGCAGCTTCGTGGTGCCCGACGACGTGAAGCTCCTGGTGCGCCCGGTCTACCGCCACCGGATCATCCTCAAGCCCGAGTCTGAGATCGAGGGCCTGAACGCCGACACGGCCATGACCCGCATCCTGGCCAAGGTCGAGGTGCCACGCTGA
- a CDS encoding DUF4350 domain-containing protein yields MKNRKDILIIVGLFAALILFIAFGPARRPQPASVPEATSHSSAPEGTLALYTWVRGQGYDGRRLEYREFALDEADSALLILNPSEPINRSRARAVLDWVGAGGTLIMALDRNALFGPQNELLADLQFDTAVYSGTGTLAQAGPAQPVLDQPPVASAPVQATRVLVPRRADFVALLGAPDALVLAGIKIGSGYAYLSASAFPFSNEGLRDPQNAALVLNMLRRVPAGGRIQFDEYHHGFFTPPSTGRIVFGSPWGWAAAYAVLVIGLYLLLSGRRFGRPIPLQEELVRRSSTEYVESMADLFLRGGKRAYILKHYRAAFKRRLAQRDGINPQLDDAEFVRELARARELDEPALAALLARLRAASPSDAELVRTVADADALADTIGLPR; encoded by the coding sequence ATGAAAAACCGGAAAGACATCCTGATCATCGTTGGCCTGTTCGCCGCGCTGATCCTATTTATCGCCTTTGGCCCGGCGCGCCGCCCGCAGCCGGCCAGCGTACCCGAGGCCACCTCGCACTCGAGCGCACCCGAGGGCACATTGGCGCTGTACACCTGGGTGCGCGGCCAGGGCTACGACGGGCGGCGGCTCGAGTATCGCGAGTTTGCGCTCGACGAGGCTGACTCGGCGCTGCTCATCCTGAACCCGAGCGAGCCGATCAACCGTAGCCGCGCGCGTGCCGTGCTCGACTGGGTAGGCGCGGGCGGTACGCTGATCATGGCGCTCGACCGCAACGCGCTGTTTGGGCCGCAGAACGAGCTGCTGGCCGACTTGCAGTTCGACACGGCGGTGTATAGCGGCACCGGCACACTGGCACAGGCCGGCCCGGCCCAGCCAGTGCTCGACCAGCCGCCAGTGGCCAGCGCGCCGGTGCAGGCCACGCGCGTGCTCGTGCCGCGCCGCGCCGATTTCGTGGCGCTGCTGGGCGCGCCCGACGCCCTGGTGCTGGCGGGTATCAAGATCGGCAGCGGCTACGCCTACCTGAGCGCCAGCGCCTTTCCGTTCAGCAACGAAGGCCTGCGCGACCCGCAGAATGCCGCGCTGGTGCTGAACATGCTGCGGCGCGTGCCGGCCGGCGGCCGCATCCAGTTCGATGAATATCATCACGGCTTCTTCACGCCGCCCTCGACTGGCCGGATCGTGTTTGGCAGCCCGTGGGGCTGGGCCGCCGCCTATGCCGTGCTGGTGATCGGCCTGTACCTGCTGCTGAGCGGGCGGCGCTTTGGCCGGCCGATTCCGCTGCAAGAAGAGCTGGTGCGCCGCAGCAGCACCGAGTATGTCGAGAGCATGGCCGACCTGTTTCTGCGCGGCGGTAAGCGCGCCTACATTCTGAAACACTACCGCGCCGCATTCAAACGCCGGCTGGCCCAGCGCGACGGCATCAACCCGCAGCTCGACGACGCCGAGTTTGTGCGCGAGCTGGCCCGCGCGCGCGAGCTCGACGAGCCGGCGCTGGCGGCACTGCTGGCCCGCCTGCGCGCGGCCAGCCCGAGCGACGCCGAGCTGGTGCGCACGGTGGCCGATGCCGATGCACTAGCCGATACGATCGGCTTGCCACGCTAA
- a CDS encoding DUF4129 domain-containing protein, translated as MLAWSILVALGAWCLALTPAHAQSQPPDLPTYTGWLREASAAAQRSDRLGLEDVAGRLAGATSVRLPNGTTIAADNGWLRDALAEAEPDLPAITARLGAILDALAQPPSAAPPDALARLQAILDRPPFQRTAPSTPNWVRDFFDWLGRVLEQIFRPIGSVVSRTGNGIAWVIAIVGALLLAVVIGYMLRGLRHNLVAGTDAADDDPATNLTARTALDQAGQLARGGDYRAGVRYLYLSALLWLDERNLLRYDRALTNREYLERVRDNPALRTQLAAVVETFDQVWYGHMAIDADTFARYQAQIEALRREGGA; from the coding sequence ATGCTTGCCTGGTCGATCCTGGTGGCGCTAGGTGCCTGGTGCCTGGCGCTCACCCCGGCGCATGCGCAGAGCCAGCCGCCCGATCTGCCGACCTATACCGGCTGGCTGCGCGAGGCCTCTGCCGCAGCGCAGCGCAGCGATCGGTTGGGCCTGGAAGACGTGGCCGGCCGGTTAGCCGGCGCCACCAGCGTGCGGCTGCCCAACGGCACGACGATCGCGGCCGACAATGGCTGGCTGCGCGATGCGCTGGCCGAGGCCGAGCCCGACCTGCCGGCGATCACGGCGCGGCTGGGTGCGATCCTCGACGCGCTGGCCCAGCCGCCTAGCGCCGCCCCGCCCGACGCGCTGGCACGCCTGCAGGCGATCCTCGATCGCCCGCCATTCCAGCGCACTGCGCCAAGTACGCCCAACTGGGTGCGCGATTTCTTCGACTGGCTCGGCCGCGTGCTCGAGCAGATCTTCCGCCCGATCGGCTCGGTCGTGTCGCGCACTGGCAACGGCATTGCCTGGGTGATCGCGATCGTCGGCGCGCTGCTGCTGGCCGTGGTGATCGGCTACATGCTGCGCGGGCTGCGGCACAACCTGGTGGCCGGCACCGACGCAGCCGACGACGACCCGGCCACGAACCTGACTGCGCGCACCGCGCTCGATCAGGCCGGCCAGCTGGCCCGCGGCGGCGACTACCGTGCCGGCGTGCGTTACCTGTATCTCTCGGCGCTGCTGTGGCTCGACGAGCGCAACCTTTTGCGTTACGACCGCGCGCTGACCAACCGCGAGTATCTCGAGCGCGTGCGCGACAACCCGGCCCTGCGTACGCAGCTGGCCGCAGTCGTCGAAACATTCGACCAGGTATGGTACGGGCATATGGCGATCGATGCCGATACATTCGCGCGCTACCAGGCTCAGATCGAGGCATTGCGGCGCGAGGGTGGGGCGTGA
- a CDS encoding glycerophosphoryl diester phosphodiesterase membrane domain-containing protein has translation MDQPVAATPRLRPMSLGDMFDAAFRLYRQHFLTFIGITALLYVPVAILQLGLQLGYGSGALENWMRFATRPPTLLPGQSIFDVMPLGEILTFIGLSMGLGVLQFLLVQNLITGALANAVARSYTGQPVSILDAYRLGWRRFLSLIGASLATLAIGMVALTVIFGCTFGLAFVLLGSATGSRSSSAGVLAGVAVALAMLGLLLLLGLASLFFYTRLIVTTQAIVLEDRGPLSGLGRSWRLISGSFWRTLAIAVLMYILAYIIAGIPSALVSFVLQLLSANSLGAIMRNQAIVTLVATLGQIVILPLQLVIFTLLYYDLRVRKEGYDLELIAQSQQVTAP, from the coding sequence ATGGATCAACCAGTTGCGGCGACACCGCGCCTGCGCCCTATGTCGCTCGGCGATATGTTCGATGCGGCGTTTCGGCTATACCGTCAGCATTTTCTAACATTCATCGGGATCACGGCGCTGCTGTACGTGCCGGTCGCGATCCTCCAGCTCGGGCTGCAGCTCGGCTATGGCAGCGGCGCGCTCGAAAACTGGATGCGCTTCGCAACCCGCCCGCCTACGCTGCTGCCCGGCCAGAGTATCTTCGACGTGATGCCGCTAGGCGAGATCCTGACATTCATCGGGCTGAGCATGGGCCTGGGCGTGCTGCAGTTTTTGCTGGTGCAGAACCTGATCACCGGCGCGCTGGCCAATGCGGTGGCGCGCTCGTACACCGGCCAGCCGGTATCGATCCTCGATGCCTACCGGCTGGGCTGGCGCCGCTTCTTGTCGCTGATCGGCGCCTCGCTGGCCACCCTGGCGATCGGTATGGTCGCGCTGACGGTAATCTTCGGCTGTACGTTCGGCCTGGCGTTCGTGCTGCTGGGCAGCGCCACCGGCAGCCGATCGAGCAGCGCCGGTGTGCTGGCCGGCGTGGCGGTGGCGCTCGCAATGCTCGGCCTGCTGCTGCTGCTGGGCCTGGCGTCGCTGTTCTTCTACACGCGCCTGATCGTCACGACGCAGGCGATTGTGCTCGAAGATCGCGGGCCGCTGAGCGGGCTCGGGCGCAGCTGGCGGCTGATCAGCGGCTCGTTCTGGCGCACGCTGGCGATTGCGGTGCTGATGTACATCCTGGCCTACATCATCGCCGGCATCCCGTCGGCGCTGGTCAGCTTCGTGCTCCAGCTGCTGAGCGCCAACTCGCTCGGCGCGATCATGCGCAACCAGGCGATCGTTACGCTGGTCGCAACGCTTGGGCAGATCGTGATCCTGCCGCTGCAGCTGGTGATTTTTACGCTGCTGTACTACGACCTGCGCGTGCGCAAAGAGGGCTACGACCTCGAGCTGATCGCGCAATCGCAGCAGGTTACTGCCCCATGA